A window of Balearica regulorum gibbericeps isolate bBalReg1 chromosome 19, bBalReg1.pri, whole genome shotgun sequence genomic DNA:
TGATGAGACGCAACTCTTAAAAGATCAGAGCTGGAAAGTTTTCTGAGGACTAACCTGGTTATCTCCGTAGCCTAGCAAAGCCCGttgtttttcctcatccttctcATATATTTTCATCCCGAGCAAATCAGACCAGTAGTTAACAGACTTCTGCAGATCGGAGACACCCAGGGTTACCTTTAGCACAGGATCTTGAAGATTGCAATAATATGAAATCAGTTACAAATACATCCTAGTTTTAAGTGCACAGTTTTACATTCTTGAGAAGtaacaaagaaataacaaaaacatgctccttttcataaaaatgccaTCGAGACATGCACGCACAGCCCATTCTAATATCCCACTCGTAAATCCCTCTCGAACACCAGTAAGAGCAAGTGTGTTAAGTTTCACCTTGTTTAAGTTGTTCCTTGTCTTCCAAGTAGAACTTGTATCCCCCTGGGGCTTCAGCTTCAAAAATGCCAGCTGTGACTTCTTTGAGGGGCCACCCCATCTTCTTAGCATTGCTCACGGCCTGGCTGGACACAAGTGTTATGCCCTAATGAGAACagaacagacacacacacaaaattcacGGGGTGGATGGTGCCCAAGTCCTACCTCTGAACAGTCTGCCTCTACAAAGgaccagaaattattttttaaagtactttttataACAGATGGACCATACAATCTCCTGAAACTGGGTATCTTACTCCTACAAAATAAACTTAGTCTTATTATGCATCTCACATATATTTGGAATGCATTAATCTACCCTTCTttcaaaccaaaggaaaaaggaaagcaaaaggaatttaaaattctgattcAACACATTGGACAGAAGCTGAAAACTGAGTTCCTAACTTCTACCAGATTAGGCAGACATCTGTGGCTCCACGCGTCTGTTCCCTGACACCCCATAAACTGGGGGAAGAATATTAGCCCAGGGGAAATGATGAGAAAACACATAACACGTATTCAtagaagaaacatgaaaacttCATCGGCTGTCAACTATTaattaacaaagaaataagtaataataataaagagtGTTTTCCTACAACAAGATCCTCCTTAGCTGATCATTTCACATCAGATCTGCCAGCAAGTATCAGCTGTCCTACACACACAGTAGCTAAGAGTTGGAAGGTGCTCAAGGAAATGTTTCCTGGATCCAAAGTGAGCACAAAGCTGCTTTAGTTTCTGCTCTTCTAACTTGGAGACAACTacaaaagcaagaataaaaagtGTTTACGGAAttaaacagcatgaaaaaaagcaagtggTACAACCTATATGCTGCACAGActcctaataaaaataataaataaaatttaaaaaaaagctcatcttaagaagaaatattttgctgctaAGTGCGGTACTTACCAGAAAGTCATTGCCCAGGCAATATTCTCCAATACCGTAATTGTAAGTCAATTCTGCAACAAAGTGATTGTCTTCTGGCCCATAGCCCACCATCGTTTTGCTCCATTTTCCATCGTAAGGGCTGGAACATCCGTATTGAGTTGTCACGAGTATTAGAAACAAACATCAAGACCCACATGTATTAGCGTTTCAGGGAAGAATTGCATTTCTAGAGCAAACGAAAGGCACTGGTGAACCAGTAACCTCCCACCAAGCAGGGGCTGATACCTGTGAAGAATTCTCATTGTGGCTCAGCACATGGGCATCCCCCCCCAATATTTTGACCTCGGGCTGCCATCCATGACGATGCCACAAAAACCAACTCTACTTTCTTAACAGCTCGTGATTTAGGAGGACAAGCTGCTCATTACCTGGAATTATACGAGCGCTTCCTTATTGCGAAGTAGGAAAAGTAAGAGGTTAGGCACCAGATGGTGAGATTTCTTTCATTCATGAGGAAAGACAAAAGTCTTTGGGGCTACCAGGAGGAATTTTTAATTCAAGACCCCAGATGGCCCCACGTCCGCAGAAAACCAACGTAACTGAATGTAATTCCAGGAAAGTTTAGAGATAATTTTATGAAGTTCAGTATTAGTCTACAGGCGTAACGCAACAATACTTGTGTTTCGATGTACACTTCACACCTACACAAAGACGGGAACTGCTGGTTAAAACCCCCAACCCGACCCTATTTTAGCTATAGCACAACGACACACACGGCTGGTCGTGACGGAAGGGGTTTTATGAGAACTAAAGGCCCGGGGAAGGCACCCGGCACTGCTCACCCGTTGCAGCTGGCTTTGCAGCCCTCCTCGAACTCCTCGTGCCTCAACACCTTACAAATGAGACGAGAAGGACGTCAGCGCGGAGCGGATGCGTTCTCCCTTCACCCCCACAGTCACCACCGGGCTTAACGCGGcgcggccgcggcgggggggggcaaGGGCCGGAGGCGGCGACCCGCACCCCTCACGGCTACCGGGGACCGCGCCCGTCGGGCCGGAGAAGCCCCTGTCGTCCCGcagcgccgggccggggggagccggggcagcgccggggcctCCGCGGCTGAGGTGGCCGACAacagccgccgccgccaccgccatCCCCCGCCGTCCCGTCCcgttccaaccccccccgcccgcccgctcccTCAGGGCCCGGCCCCCGCTCACGCTCATGCCCAGCAGCTCGCGGTAGAAACGCGCGCTCCGGCCGCGATCGCCCACTTTGAAGACGAAGTGCAAAGCTCGCCGAGTCCCCATGGCGGAGCGATGGCGTCACGCCAGGCGCCCGTCGCGCGGAGGTGACGACGCAAGATGGCGGCGCTGAAGAAGCTGACCCCGCGGTTGAGCCGTTCGCTGCTGCGGCCCGGCGGGCTgagggaggcggcggggcggtgcggggTGCGGGTGCTGAGGCGGAGCCCCGTGCGGGTGCTCCCGCCGCAGAAGGAGCGGGGCGCGGCGGCCGAGGCGCAGCGGAGCCCCagggagccgccgccgccagcgGTGGAGCGGAGctcggccgggccggggctgtGGTACGAGAAGGCGGCG
This region includes:
- the GLOD4 gene encoding glyoxalase domain-containing protein 4; this encodes MGTRRALHFVFKVGDRGRSARFYRELLGMSVLRHEEFEEGCKASCNGPYDGKWSKTMVGYGPEDNHFVAELTYNYGIGEYCLGNDFLGITLVSSQAVSNAKKMGWPLKEVTAGIFEAEAPGGYKFYLEDKEQLKQDPVLKVTLGVSDLQKSVNYWSDLLGMKIYEKDEEKQRALLGYGDNQCKLELKNVGGAVDHGTAFGRIAFSCAKEELPNIEALMKKENQKILTPLVSLDTPGKATVQVIILADPDGHEICFVGDEAFRDLSKVDPNGDKLLDDAMAADNSEKWFAAQKRKKASA